A region of the Curvibacter sp. AEP1-3 genome:
ATTGCATAGGTTTCTGGCTCAGGGACGGCGTTGACCGTGTTGGTGAAGGAGAAGGTGTGGTCGTTGTAGTCGCGGTCACCGCCACCAGCAAGATCTTCAAAGCCGACATACGTGCGACCGGCTTGACCTTGGTAGTTGTAGATCACGTTGGCGTGTGCGATGTTGTCACTGTTGTTGGCGCCGGAGCCTGTGTGCCAGGTGTTGCCGGTGTTGACAACATGCAGTTGGATGTCGAGCAAGGTTCCTGCGCTGAATGATCCCGGCACGTTGTAGATGGTTCCTACAGGCGTGGAGTGGTTTGGGAAAATGGCGGGAGTTACTGCCAATCCATTGATCCAAAGTTCCAAGGTGCTGTTGTAGCCGGCATCCGAGCCTTCAAACTGAATGGAAATGCTGCCACCGCTGGCGTAAACGTTATCGCCAATAGCTGCGTTCACGGCCATTGGCGCGAGGCTGAGGAGTGCGGACGTTGCTAATGCGACCGCACGCATGTGTTTTTTGATTTTCATGTATTTCCCTGGTGAAAGTTGAAGTAAAGGTCTCAGTGAGCCCCCTACAGTCCTCTGCATCAAGCTCACGGTTTGAGAATGCTCGTACCGACGCTGGTTCGCAATAGTCCGGATGAACCTCGGGGTTAACCCTTTGTTGGCACTTGTTTCATCCCCATGAATTCGGGCATATGCGCCAGCGCCCGCCAGGCCTGCAAACCCTGTTCTTGATTTTGATAGCAGGGGGCTTTTCCATATACTGTTTAAAAATACAGTAATTTGTCAAAGCCCTTGCCATGACTAGCGCTGCGCGCCATTCCACTACCTCTGCCACCGGTGTGC
Encoded here:
- a CDS encoding DUF4114 domain-containing protein → MKIKKHMRAVALATSALLSLAPMAVNAAIGDNVYASGGSISIQFEGSDAGYNSTLELWINGLAVTPAIFPNHSTPVGTIYNVPGSFSAGTLLDIQLHVVNTGNTWHTGSGANNSDNIAHANVIYNYQGQAGRTYVGFEDLAGGGDRDYNDHTFSFTNTVNAVPEPETYAMLLAGMGLLGAVARRRKAK